A window from Candidatus Nitrospira neomarina encodes these proteins:
- a CDS encoding DUF3309 domain-containing protein produces the protein MSTIVLVILILLLVGALPVWPYSSSWGPYPSGGLGLVLVIVLILALTGRV, from the coding sequence ATGTCAACGATCGTCTTAGTCATACTCATTCTTTTGCTGGTCGGGGCCTTGCCGGTCTGGCCGTACAGTTCGTCGTGGGGGCCCTACCCCAGTGGCGGGCTTGGATTGGTGCTGGTGATCGTGCTGATTCTGGCTTTGACAGGAAGAGTGTAA